Genomic segment of Arachis hypogaea cultivar Tifrunner chromosome 16, arahy.Tifrunner.gnm2.J5K5, whole genome shotgun sequence:
TGTCATTAAGGTTCTTCTAATAAtctcttcatttctttttttttaattcctttTTCATCTTAGGAGTAGTTGAATTCTTAAGGTTCTAATTAAGTTAAATACCTTCTTGCAGCTCTGGCACTACTCAGGGGAAGCCAAAATATCTGCCATGGAATGATGAATTGTTTGAAACCACTATGCAGATATATCAGACCTCTTTTGCCTATAGGAATAGGTATGTATCTATGTATATATGTTCGTGTTTAAAGCTTGCAACTATTTATGCTAATCCACGCAAAATTTGCAACATCTTATTATATACAATTGCTTAATTATTCTGCAGAGAGTTCCCTATCAAGAATGGGAAGGCTTTGAGCTTCATATACAGCAGCAAACAGTTCAAAACAAAAGGGGGTGTGGCAGCCGGAACTGCCACAACCAATGTGTTTCGCAATTCGCGGTACAAGCGGGAGATGAAGGCACTCCAATCCCAATGTTGCAGCCCAGATGAAGTGATATTCGGCCCTGACTTCTTTCAATCACTCTACTGCCACCTCTTATGTGGACTAATCTTCCATGAAGAAGTTCAGCTTGTTTCGTCCGTATTTGCACACAGCATTGTCCATGCTTTTAGAACATTCGAACAGGTATGGGAAGAGCTTTGCACTGATATCAAACAAGGTGTCCTCAGCAGCCGGATCACCGTTCCATCGATCCGAGCAGTCATGTCCAAGCTCCTAAAACCGAACCCAGAGCTTGCCAACCTGATCCATGCAAAATGTGTGGGATTGAGCAACTGGTATGGCCTAATACCAGAGCTTTTTCCTAATGCAAAGTATGTGTACGGAATAATGACAGGGTCAATGGAGCcatatttgaaaaagatgaggCATTATGCTGGGGAGCTGCCATTGTTGACCGCTGACTATGGATCCTCTGAAGGGTGGATTGCTGCAAATGTGAACCCAAGACTTGCACCTGAATTTGCTACTTATGCTGTGCTTCCTCAAATTGGTTACTTTGAATTCATTCCACTCACACAGCTTGAAAATAATGatgcttcttcttcattcctcTCTATTGATCTCAACCCAGTGGGCCTCACTGAGGTCAAGGTTGGTGAGGAGTACGAAATTGTCATCACCAATCCAGCAGGTACTTTAACTACCGCCAGTACACTATTTCTTCCCAATTTCCTTCCCATCCCATTAATGAATCATGACTATTTAAATCTAAAGGGGAACGCATTGATACTATTTGAGTTCTGTTTCATACGTAGATGAGGTATGTAAATAATTAGTTTGGTGAATAATTACTATAATTAATGTAGTAATATTAATGGCAAAGGTGTCCACCACAAGTCCACTGGGGCCAAGGGCCAAAGTGGAAAATACTAGATATGCATTCATCATTAAGTGCTTATAATATTATAGACAAGGACGTACGGGTTCTTTATTCGTTTTTCTCTTCCTTGAAAAtgatatttatttactttatttagacacattttaaatttaaaaatacgaaagtaaatgaataaataatatttCAACAATTTTTTGTGTGCAAATAGCATATTTCCTCCTAGACTAGATTCTGGTTAGGTTAGTCTAAGGAGAAGAAATGAAAAAGGGTGCTTTTTACACACTGTTATTTGACCTTTATGGGACCTAACTTGAAAGAAATTTCTTGCTACTGAATTCTAAAGGTACATCACACCTaaccagatcaagaaaatatatatatattctaatgtTCTTGCAAGTAAAGACCCTATTCTTAGGTTATTATTGGCAACTAATCTTGGATTTATAAATTCAAGAAAATTGCATATTAATAATGTTTTTCACATGTGGGGGAAAATTCCATGGCAGGTTTATACAGGTATAGGCTAGGGGACGTTGTGAAGGTTATGGGATTCCATAACTCAAGTCCAGAACTGAAATTCGTTCGTCGGAGCAGTCTTCTTCTTACCATCAACATTGACAAGAACACCGAGGCGGATTTGCAGTTGGCGGTGGAAGCGGCGGGGAAAGTGTTGGCAGAGGAGAAACTAGAAGTAGTTGACTTCACCAGCCATGTTGACTTGTCAAAGGAGCCAGGGCATTATGTTATATTCTGGGAAATCAATGGAGAAGCTAGTGAACAAGTTCTTGGTGAATGCTGCAACTGTTTGGACAGGTCCTTTGTTGATGCAGGGTACACTAGCTCCCGCAAGGTCAACTGCATTGGGCCCCTCGAACTCCGACTTGTTAGGAGGGGAACATTCCAGAAGATTCTAGAACATTACCTTGGACTTGGAGCTACTGTTAGTCAGTATAAGACTCCAAGATGTGTAGGCCCTACAAACCCCACTGTCTTGCAAATCTTGACTGATAATGTTGTCAAAACCTATCTCAGTACTGCTTTCAattgaaattaataataataattggcaATTTGCAAGCTAACTAGCTAGTATTTAAATTGCCTCTTAGTTTAGacagaaatatatataatttttacaatCTCAATCTATAAAAATTACCGTAGTTTTACAATCTTGTGcagttctctctctctttctcttgacTCTTTACAATTCATATTATGACGAATTCGATCAATcatgaatatatattataatggcaTGGCCATCTTAAGCAATCTCAGTAACAGTGACTCTAATTCGCTAAAGCACGTGGTTGTCGAAGGTATGGGTGAAAATCATATGATGAATCCATCgaatataaaacaaaaattgcTTACATTGTTTATGTATATTTAAGAAATTGAATTATCTAAAAGGTTGGAGACACAACTTGGTTATTTAGTCTAAATTTGGCTCCTCTTTTGCGCCTTCAAATATTTAATTGCGGCTAATTCATAAGATTAATAATGCAGTAATCAATGGCTGGCGATGTATTAAAGCAAGGATATAGTAGCTACGTTAACGTCATAAGGAAGCGTCGCTTTCCCGTGTTTGGAGTTCTTTACTCATTGGAAGGGCGAAATCAGAAAAGCTAGAGGATTATATTAGTCGCCAAAATTAAAAAGCGGTTTAGTGGATcttataaaatagaaataaactaCTAAAATTGACTTTGAAAATTTAAACGTTCATAAATTTGACCATGAAATAAAGAAAActaatttgtaattttaaatGATTCATTTTATTTATCGAAACTAACCAAACGTAAATTGGAGATGGATGACAATAGTGATTTAGCTCGTGTCACGTTACTGAATACATGTGTCATCTCTGACGtggatatttaaatttaaaattaaatcaaaattaatgaaaatGGTGATTTAAGCGCAGACTTTGAATGTGACTCTTCATTTCGAGCTATTTATCTCATAAAATCTTTATCCTAGCAGAATCCTCTGTAACTTGATTACTATTAAAATTGTAATGAGAAGAGAGTAATGTTTTTGGGTAATATTAGCATTCTCGTGGTGCTCAATCTATTAGAACATGTGAAGGACTGTCAAAGAAAGGAGATTCACTCTTCAGCGCTAAAACGACGACACATCCACAAGTAAGTTCGTGAATGGTTCTAGTTTTTTAATTTGTGAagttacaaaaatttaattttttttttcttatgttaaCATTTGGATAACACTGAAATGCTTGTCGAGGGAAAAAAAGGTAGAAAGATTCACGAACATACCcgtatttagttttaaaaatatttttattaattttttttaccaaagataggagactcgaacccgcaacctcttaattgagtatggggagactatgccatttgagttattactcattggctttaaaatttggaaaaataggagactcgaaaccgcaacctcttaattgagtatggagagtctAGGCACAGGATTCAGTGGTCCAGGAACCTTTGGACCACTTAGTGGTCCaagtaaaaaatatgtttttggagtttttttatcaattactacgtagtccttgaactaattttaattacaaattaatcccatatattttatttaattataaaaataattttttattttataaattattattttatcaattatctattatatttattaacaatcaaatacaaaaataagaaccaattatatcctccattcatcctaataattccaattgattaaaaaattaactttgatctcgttacgttcgtccatggcttccaaatcgtgtttccttgaaattcaatcgattggtttacactatatcacaaaacaatcgattgaaagttgtaaggtagaatggtaaaaagtttaaaccaatcgattgtttatactttccaatcgaatgaatgcctcaaaacaatcgattgttgttgttactcaatcgattgaattcacgaaaacaatatggatttgccaaatacaatcgattggaaagtgatgacattgaagttttagccaaattcaatcgattggtaatgtaatccaatcgattggaaggcgatgaagttgaatgttttgccaatgtcaatcgattggtaatggtacCCATCTACTCAATCAATTGTTTTTTATCATACCAATAAGCTATTGAACCAACTTGGTTAAACTTGGTTACCAAAATAATTTCGTCATGTAGTACCACGGATTTAATTAATACTAGTAGAAATACATTTCCTTCGTCCAAACTAGACCAAACTACAGGATCAATGATTTAAGTTAAGTGATAAAAATTGTTTTTATGTTAATACATTGATATTGGTGCAAGAAGATAATAAGATCCTGATCAtggtgattgaaaaaaaaaaattggattaatGAGGATTTGTACAACCTATTTGTGATTTATGaaagtagaatagaataaattgtgcAAAATCCTACAGAATTCTGAAAAATGAGAACATTACCAATTGATTGATTAGATTGGATATTCCATTACCAATAgattgaaattggcaaaacattcaacttcatcaccttccaatcgattggattacattaccaatcgattgaatttggctaaaacttcaatgtcatcactttccaatcgattgtatttggcaaatccatgttgttttcgtgaattcaatcgattgagtaacaacaacaatcgattgttttgaggcattcattcgattggaaagtataaacaatcgattggtttaagctttttaccattctaccttacaactttcaatcgattgttttgtgatatagtgtaaaccaatc
This window contains:
- the LOC112758416 gene encoding jasmonoyl--L-amino acid synthetase JAR4 translates to MLEKVEEFNMEKVIQEFETLTKDAGRVQRETLKRILEDNASAEYLQNLGLNGRTDPESFKACVPLVTHKELEPYIHRIIDGDTSSILTGKPITTMSLSSGTTQGKPKYLPWNDELFETTMQIYQTSFAYRNREFPIKNGKALSFIYSSKQFKTKGGVAAGTATTNVFRNSRYKREMKALQSQCCSPDEVIFGPDFFQSLYCHLLCGLIFHEEVQLVSSVFAHSIVHAFRTFEQVWEELCTDIKQGVLSSRITVPSIRAVMSKLLKPNPELANLIHAKCVGLSNWYGLIPELFPNAKYVYGIMTGSMEPYLKKMRHYAGELPLLTADYGSSEGWIAANVNPRLAPEFATYAVLPQIGYFEFIPLTQLENNDASSSFLSIDLNPVGLTEVKVGEEYEIVITNPAGLYRYRLGDVVKVMGFHNSSPELKFVRRSSLLLTINIDKNTEADLQLAVEAAGKVLAEEKLEVVDFTSHVDLSKEPGHYVIFWEINGEASEQVLGECCNCLDRSFVDAGYTSSRKVNCIGPLELRLVRRGTFQKILEHYLGLGATVSQYKTPRCVGPTNPTVLQILTDNVVKTYLSTAFN